CGGTCGGTTGAGTGACCGACTCTTGATTGGGGGCTTAAAACTGTGTTTCAAAAGCGCCAAGACAATGTCATAACCACTAAAACGGCAAGGACACCCGGAGAACCGGGGGCCGGTCCGGGGCAGCCTTTCCTTGAAGTCATTAATTTGACGAAGGATTTTGAAATCAACCATGCCTCGGTGAGAGTCCTTGACGACATAAGCTTTATTGCCGGAGCCGGCGAGATGATCTGTATCCTCGGACGTAGCGGATGTGGCAAGACCACGCTTTTAAATATCCTTGCCGGCTTTTTGCCTCCTACTTCCGGCACGGTTCTCTTGAATCATCAAGCAGTGCATTGCCCAGGTCCTGATCGGTGCGTTGTCTTTCAAGAAGATGCCCTGTTCCCTTGGCTGACGGTTCGGGAAAATATCGCCTTCGGCCTACAAGGTCGCACCAAAGACAAGGCGTATCTCAACAAAGAGGTAGACCGCTTCCTGTCTCTCGCCGGACTGAGCGCTTTTCAGGGATATCTTCCTCGGGAAATCTCCGGGGGTATGAAGCAAAGAGTGGCTTTGGCACGGGTCCTTATCCTTCAGCCCGCAGTCTTACTCATGGATGAGCCTTTTGTCTCCTTGGACCTTCAGACCCGCGAAGAAATGCACAATCTACTTGTTTCCCTTTGGGAGAAACTGGCTCAGACCATATTATTCGTGACACACGATGTAGACGAAGCCATCAAACTGGCGGACAGAATCCTGCTTGTAGATCGAGCCCCAGGACGTATTCGTGAAAAAATTCCTGTGTCCTTGCCACGGCCGAGAACCGTGGAAAACACAGACTTTGTCTTTTTCAGGCGCAAACTTCACGAGACCTTGAGACAAGGCTGAGGGAAAATTCATGGAGAAAGTCGTTCAAGGACAAACGCAAAACCGGGGGAGAGCCATCATAAAGGCCTCTATCTTTGCCGCCTTTATGATTGCAGCCATCGCCCTGGTGCGATTTACGCCCGTAAAAGGCTATCTAACAGCTGAGGCATTGGGGCGTTTCCTAGGGCAAGCGGGGTTTTGGGCGCCTTTGGTCTTTATGCTTGTCTATGCTGGGGGGGTGTGTCTGTTTTTGCCCGGAACCTTGTTGACCGGCCTGGGCGCGGCTATTTTTGGGGCCTACTGGGGATTTCTGTATGTATGGATTGGGGCCATGTTAGGGGCCACCGCCGCCTTCTGGATCGGCCGCACCCTCGGAAGGGAGTTTGCTGCCTCCTTGATTGGGGATAGACTGATGAAGTATGACGAGGCCATTGAGCGTAATGGATTTGCCACGGTCCTTTACCTACGCCTTGTATACTTCCCTTTTACGCCAATGAACTTTGGCATGGGATTGACGAAGGTGCGCTTCCGGGACTACTGCTTTGGTACAGGTTTGGGCATTATTGTCGGAACTTTTATCTTTACATTCTTCATAGGCACGGTCAAGGAGGTTTGGGCCTCCGGCAACTGGGCAGAATTACTTTCTTTTAAGGTTTTCTTTTCCCTGGGACTGTTCGCTTTCTCATTTTTTATCCCGAAAATCATTAAGAAGATTAAAGGAGAAGATGAACACGCATGAAAGGAGGACATGATGGACTTCAAAGAAGTTGTTAACAAGAGGCGGGCTGTCAACTATTTCGACTCCCAAAAGACTGTTTCCGATGAACTCCTGAGAGAGTTGGTTGATATGGCAGCAAAGGCGCCTTCCAGCTTTAATCTTCAGCCGTGGAACGTGATGATACTCAATGATCCGGAAGAAAAAATGCGGTTGAGAAAACTCGCTTGGGACCAACCCAAGGTTACCGAGGCCCCTGTTGTCTTCATCGTGCTGGCGGACCGGGACGGCTGGAAAGGGGGACATACAATAGTGGAAAAGAATTTCAGGGAGATGGTAAAGGCGGGCGGCATGTCAGAGGATCAGCACGAGTGGTTTGTCAATGCCTGTCAGGGCCTTTATGGCGCAAGCCAAGAAAAGCAACAGGCCTTTGCGTGCAAGAACACTGGCTTTTTCGCCATGGCTCTGATGTTTGCGGCCAAAAGTCTCGGACTGGATACCCATCCCATGGACGGTTTTGATCATGACGGTGTACGTAAGGCGTTTAACATTCCAGAAAATTACTGGGTTCCCCTTCTGCTGGCCATTGGCTACTTTGATGAGACAAAAGAACTGTATCCGCCCAAGTGGAGAAAAACCTTTGACGAAATCGTGGTGAAATTCAACTGAACCATGTCCAGAGTTTTCTCCAACTACGTAGAAAAGGCCAGGCGTATCCTGGACCAGAATTGGACAGGCTCGTATACAAAACCAGCCCCCGCCCTGTACCCCCACCAGTGGAATTGGGACTCGGCATTCATAGCCATGGGTCGCTCTCACTATGACACCCCTAGAGCGATGTTGGAGATCGAAACACTCTTTGACGCCCAGTGGCAAAACGGCATGGCGCCCCAGATCGTCTTTAGCCCTGACGCCCTTGGCCACTACTTTCCTGAGCCCGACCTCTGGCAGACCGAACGATCTCCACACGCTCCCCCGGGCAAGCTCACCTCAGGTATCACCATGCCACCGATCCACGCCGTGGCAGTGGAGAGGGTCTACCGAAACGCCCGGCGCCCCCGTGGGGTGCTGCCCTTCCTGGAGCGCATCTACCCCAAGCTGTTGGCGCTCCATGCTTATCTTTACCGGGAGCGGGACCC
This is a stretch of genomic DNA from Deltaproteobacteria bacterium. It encodes these proteins:
- a CDS encoding ABC transporter ATP-binding protein, with the translated sequence MTTKTARTPGEPGAGPGQPFLEVINLTKDFEINHASVRVLDDISFIAGAGEMICILGRSGCGKTTLLNILAGFLPPTSGTVLLNHQAVHCPGPDRCVVFQEDALFPWLTVRENIAFGLQGRTKDKAYLNKEVDRFLSLAGLSAFQGYLPREISGGMKQRVALARVLILQPAVLLMDEPFVSLDLQTREEMHNLLVSLWEKLAQTILFVTHDVDEAIKLADRILLVDRAPGRIREKIPVSLPRPRTVENTDFVFFRRKLHETLRQG
- a CDS encoding TVP38/TMEM64 family protein, whose amino-acid sequence is MEKVVQGQTQNRGRAIIKASIFAAFMIAAIALVRFTPVKGYLTAEALGRFLGQAGFWAPLVFMLVYAGGVCLFLPGTLLTGLGAAIFGAYWGFLYVWIGAMLGATAAFWIGRTLGREFAASLIGDRLMKYDEAIERNGFATVLYLRLVYFPFTPMNFGMGLTKVRFRDYCFGTGLGIIVGTFIFTFFIGTVKEVWASGNWAELLSFKVFFSLGLFAFSFFIPKIIKKIKGEDEHA
- a CDS encoding nitroreductase family protein, with the protein product MDFKEVVNKRRAVNYFDSQKTVSDELLRELVDMAAKAPSSFNLQPWNVMILNDPEEKMRLRKLAWDQPKVTEAPVVFIVLADRDGWKGGHTIVEKNFREMVKAGGMSEDQHEWFVNACQGLYGASQEKQQAFACKNTGFFAMALMFAAKSLGLDTHPMDGFDHDGVRKAFNIPENYWVPLLLAIGYFDETKELYPPKWRKTFDEIVVKFN